In Aedes albopictus strain Foshan chromosome 3, AalbF5, whole genome shotgun sequence, the following are encoded in one genomic region:
- the LOC109428079 gene encoding uncharacterized protein LOC109428079 → MGDQDAIRGLAAGAFALYGAYKLYQLVSGSGGEDAQEGSSRRRSIDPEDSGNSWTVQTFGQPHLQMIDELPFYNKPVRIVTSASACKMAVAELRKHCNEYPVLGLDCEWNNWYERSPVALLQLATNQGLCVLIRLCKMDSIPSTLNDLLSDGKIKKVGVEVKRDMQYLYNDYQLVGLARLG, encoded by the coding sequence ATGGGTGACCAAGACGCCATTAGGGGTTTGGCTGCTGGAGCTTTCGCCCTATACGGAGCATATAAGCTGTATCAGCTAGTTTCCGGCTCTGGCGGCGAAGATGCGCAAGAGGGTAGTTCACGGAGAAGGAGCATCGACCCGGAGgactccggaaattcatggaccgTTCAAACCTTCGGTCAGCCCCATTTGCAGATGATTGATGAGCTGCCGTTCTACAACAAACCTGTCCGGATTGTCACCAGTGCAAGTGCTTGCAAGATGGCGGTGGCAGAACTACGTAAGCACTGCAATGAGTACCCGGTACTTGGGCTGGATTGTGAGTGGAACAACTGGTACGAACGCTCTCCGGTGGCTCTGCTTCAGCTGGCGACCAACCAGGGCCTGTGTGTTCTGATTCGGCTGTGCAAAATGGATAGCATTCCATCGACACTGAATGATTTGCTCTCCGATGGGAAAATCAAGAAAGTTGGTGTCGAAGTCAAAAGGGACATGCAATATCTGTACAACGACTACCAACTGGTGGGACTTGCGCGACTTGGCTAA